In the genome of Podospora pseudocomata strain CBS 415.72m chromosome 2 map unlocalized CBS415.72m_2.2, whole genome shotgun sequence, one region contains:
- a CDS encoding uncharacterized protein (COG:C; EggNog:ENOG503NWH7) — translation MAVPPAPKPPSLLGYHRILSPLAGVRVSPLCLGTMSFGEAWKGRLGECTKDTAFEILDCFYNAGGNFIDTANFYQDEDSEKWLGEWIEARQNRDELVIATKYTMPYRLRGHEKIKSNFQGNQVKSMRLSLEASLKKLKTDYVDVLLVHIWDYTTSVEEMMQGLHHLVSSGKVFYLGISGAPAWVVVKCNEYARHHGLTRFSVYQGHWSCSFRDMEREIIPMCESEGLGIMPWGVLGRGQFRSSEEYAREGRKMGPQDETHRRMTAKLSELAERKNTVPTSIALAYVMHKVPYVFPVLGGRKVEHLKSNIEALSIELTAEEIQEIDNSEPFDPGYPLNFLFETPAQRYRLDMSARHIWQLTCNTRLETVPKPRPIEPKQGMKQFDL, via the exons ATGGCCGTGCCCCCAGCTCCCAAGCCCCCCAGCCTCCTAGGCTACCACcgcatcctctcccccttggCCGGCGTCCGCGTCTCCCCGCTTTGCCTGGGCACCATGAGCTTTGGCGAAGCGTGGAAAGGCCGCCTGGGCGAGTGCACCAAGGACACAGCCTTTGAGATCCTCGATTGCTTCTACAACGCCGGCGGCAACTTTATCGACACGGCCAACTTTTACCAGGATGAAGACAGCGAGAAGTGGCTCGGCGAGTGGATCGAGGCTCGTCAGAACCGCGACGAGCTCGTCATCGCCACAAAGTATACCATGCCCTACCGCCTTCGCGGCCATGAGAAGATCAAGTCCAACTTCCAGGGCAACCAGGTCAAGAGCATGCGACTGTCTCTGGAGGCGAGcttgaagaagctcaagactGACTACGTCGACGTGCTGCTGGTGCATATATGGGATTACACCACCAGCGTCGAGGAGATGATGCAGGGGCTGCATCACCTTGTTTCGAGCGGCAAGGTGTTTTATCTCGGAATCAGTGGCGCTCCAGCGTGGGTTGTGGTCAAGTGCAACGAAT ATGCCCGCCACCACGGCTTGACAAGGTTCAGTGTCTACCAAGGTCATTGGTCCTGCAGCTTCCGCGATATGGAGCGCGAGATCATCCCCATGTGCGAGTCCGAAGGTCTCGGCATCATGCCATGGGGTGTTCTCGGTCGCGGGCAGTTCAGGTCATCCGAGGAGTACGCTCGCGAGGGCCGCAAGATGGGGCCCCAGGACGAGACGCATCGCCGCATGACTGCGAAGCTGAGCGAGCTTGCTGAGAGAAAGAACACGGTTCCGACTAGCATTGCCCTCGCTTACGTGATGCACAAGGTGCCCTACGTTTTCCCCGTCCTTGGTGGTCGGAAGGTCGAGCATCTCAAGAGCAACATTGAGGCCCTCAGCATCGAGCTGACCGCCGAGGAAATCCAAGAGATTGATAACTCTGAGCCGTTTGATCCTGGCTATCCTCTGAACTTTTTGTTCGAGACCCCAGCGCAGAGATACCGGTTGGATATGTCTGCGAGGCATATTTGGCAGTTGACATGCAACACCAGGTTGGAGACAGTTCCAAAGCCAAGA CCCATTGAACCTAAGCAGGGGATGAAACAGTTTGATTTGTAG
- a CDS encoding uncharacterized protein (EggNog:ENOG503NWBV; COG:Q), whose product MTQTTQTTTPSSPPSSPKDPFRLDGKVALVTGSGRGIGAGIALALAHRGAKLIINYAHSSAPAEALVSEIKALGPGSDAIAIKADVSDVDQITALMSQAVAHFGKLDIVASNSGVVSFGHLKDVTPEEFDRVFGVNTRGQFFVAREAYRHLEVGGRIILTSSNTASVKGVPRHAVYSGSKGAVETFVRCLAIDCGDKKITVNAVAPGAIKTDMYAAVAREYIPGGENFTDEQVDECAAWLSPLQRVGLPDDVARAVCFLASDAAEWVNGKIIGIDGGAFR is encoded by the exons ATGACGCAAACCAcgcaaaccaccaccccctcctccccaccatcatcaccaaaagACCCCTTCCGCCTCGACGGCAAAGTAGCCCTAGTAACCGGCTCCGGCCGCGGCATAGGCGCAGGAAtagccctcgccctcgcccacCGCGGCGCaaagctcatcatcaactacGCGCACTCATCCGCGCCAGCCGAAGCCCTCGTCTCCGAAATCAAAGCCCTCGGCCCCGGCTCcgacgccatcgccatcaaagCCGACGTCTCTGACGTGGACCAAATCACGGCACTCATGTCCCAGGCCGTCGCCCATTTCGGCAAGCTCGACATCGTCGCCTCCAACAGCGGTGTTGTGTCCTTTGGTCATTTGAAGGATGTCACCCCTGAGGAGTTTGACAGGGTTTTTGGCGTGAACACGAGGGGGCAGTTTTTTGTTGCGAGGGAGGCGTATAGACatttggaggtggggggacGGATTATACTGACTAGCTCGAATACGGCGAGTGTGAAGGGGGTGCCGAGGCATGCTGTTTATAGTGGTTCTaagggggcggtggagacTTTTGTGAGGTGTTTG GCCATCGACTGCGGAGACAAAAAGATCACCGTCAATGCTGTCGCGCCTGGGGCGATCAAGACGGACATGTATGCTGCTGTGGCTCGCGAGTACATCCCTGGTGGGGAGAACTTTACCGACGAGCAGGTTGATGAG TGTGCAGCTTGGCTGTCGCCCCTTCAGCGGGTGGGACTGCCTGACGATGTTGCCCGCGCGGTGTGCTTTCTAGCCTCGGACGCTGCCGAATGGGTCAATGGCAAGATCATCGGCATTGATGGTGGTGCGTTTAGGTAA
- the TEF4_1 gene encoding elongation factor EF-1 gamma subunit (EggNog:ENOG503NUBV; COG:J) → MAFGILYTRPFNPRSTAILAVAKASNLPLDLVTITSSQQAPDEYLKLNPLGKIPTFVGANGFILSECIAIAIYITSQDKTTSLLGSGNTENHASILRWMSFANSEILPSLGGWFNPLIGRSPFVQEEVELNRQATLKRLQIIEDHLAAKTTSYLVGETLSLADLFVAGIIAGAFRFFLDGEWRGAHPACTKWFLHVYEQPIFSDVAGRPVLAEEAMANVPPGKRGE, encoded by the exons ATGGCCTTCGGTATCCTGTACACGCGCCCT TTCAACCCCCGTTCCACAGCCATCCTGGCAGTTGCCAAAGCTTCCAACCTCCCACTGGACCTCGTGACAATCACCTCATCCCAACAGGCGCCAGACGAATACCTAAAGCTGAACCCCCTCGGCAAAATCCCCACATTCGTCGGCGCAAACGGTTTCATCCTGTCCGAGTGCATAGCAATTGCCATCTACA TCACATCCCAAGAcaaaaccacctccctcctcggctccGGCAACACCGAAAACCACGCCAGCATCCTCCGCTGGATGTCCTTCGCCAACTCGGagatcctcccctccctcggcgGGTGGTTCAACCCCTTGATCGGTCGCTCACCCTTTGTGCAGGAAGAAGTCGAGCTCAACAGGCAAGCAACACTCAAGAGGCTTCAGATCATTGAGGACCACCTCGCTGCGAAGACGACTTCTTATCTCGTTGGGGAAACACTCTCCCTTGCAGATCTGTTTGTCGCGGGGATTATTGCTGGGGCATTTAGGTTCTTTTTGGACGGGGAGTGGCGGGGTGCACACCCGGCGTGTACGAAGTGGTTTTTACATGTTTATGAGCAGCCAATTTTTTCTGATGTGGCGGGGAGGCCGgtgttggcggaggaggctaTGGCGAATGTTCCTcctgggaagaggggggaatag
- a CDS encoding uncharacterized protein (COG:S; EggNog:ENOG503P6T2) has protein sequence MSSSSKPYTIIIFVTRKSDISPEQFKDHWENVHVPLLQSLAGPRFPLSHTRHYLARDSASPTYPLNMLVGKPENINFDGFAIITFASEEAFKDFVPIISLPEVAEDEDRFTDRESLRAVVMGCRNETVGI, from the coding sequence ATGTCTTCCAGCTCGAAGCCATATAcaatcatcatcttcgttACCCGCAAGTCAGACATATCACCCGAGCAGTTCAAGGACCACTGGGAAAATGTTCATGTCCCTCTGCTCCAGTCTCTCGCCGGCCCCCGATTTCCCTTGTCTCACACCCGTCACTATCTTGCTCGGGATTCGGCGAGCCCTACATACCCCTTGAACATGTTGGTCGGAAAACCCGAAAATATCAACTTTGATGGCTTTGCCATTATAACCTTTGCGAGCGAAGAGGCATTCAAAGATTTTGTACCCATTATATCGCTGCcggaggttgctgaggatgaggatagATTCACGGACCGGGAGAGCTTGAGGGCCGTGGTTATGGGATGTCGGAACGAGACAGTCGGCATCTGA
- a CDS encoding uncharacterized protein (EggNog:ENOG503NXDV; COG:Q) has product MYASQVFVLGAISALLLFVTRFYAARKQVWKLKSANLPMPEFKLTSGHFLALKETVKTLPKNATLHTVMMQLSKKFPSGMFYINMWPFSGTWLVVTTPSGASQCQTLNLIKPSILTKPLETIGGGPSLITMNGETHKKWRSLFNPGFSPSYLMGLAPMIADEVAVFCRLLREQGGNKNAEVLKLEDLTLRLTVDTIGAVALDTRLHHQTKDSQLALALQRQIEWTSFGTTFNPFKRHLTIRPLVLWYNNRIMDRLIGQEIDKRYTEHLQDQGSGERRSKSVMSLVLAQFLEEAQAKGAPPPLSEFKKLVAPQLRGFLFAGRDTTSSTLLYCFHLLATHPEALKRLRSEHGEVFGDRLNASKAHQAIAKEPQRLNQLPYTTAVIKEALRLFPPSASLREGRAGVDLVDEKGRRYPTEGCNVWTLTVALHHNAVYWKQAESFVPERWLVGPEDPMYPVKGAWRAFELGSRACIGQTLALMELRVALVMTLSEFDITPAYEDWDRMHPRPGVKVVNGNRAYQAEKGGGGAHPADGFPCRVTLRDIDGRG; this is encoded by the exons ATGTATGCATCACAGGTTTTTGTGCTTGGTGCCATAAGTGCCCTACTCCTCTTCGTAACGAGATTCTATGCCGCTCGCAAGCAAGTATGGAAACTGAAGAGCGCCAATCTC CCAATGCCAGAGTTCAAGCTCACGTCTGGTCACTTTCTGGCTCTGAAGGAGACTGTCAAGACTCTTCCGAAAAACGCAACCCTGCACACGGTCATGATGCAACTGTCAAAGAAGTTTCCCTCCGGAATGTTCTACATCAACATGTGGCCTTTTAGCGGCACGTGGCTTGTGGTGACGACGCCCTCGGGAGCTTCACAATGTCAAACTCTGAATCTTATCAAGCCATCGATTCTCACGAAACCACTGGAAACCATCGGTGGTGGGCCAAGCCTGATCACCATGAATGGAGAGACGCATAAGAAATGGCGTAGTCTATTCAACCCAGGATTTAGCCCCAGCTATCTCATGGGGCTGGCTCCGATGATTGCGGATGAAGTGGCTGTATTTTGCCGTTTGTTGAGGGAACAGGGTGGGAACAAGAACGCGGAGGTGCTAAAGTTGGAAGATCTGACATTACGCCTAACAGTTGACACGATTGGAGCCGTTGCTCT AGACACAAGGCTACACCATCAGACAAAGGATAGCCAACTTGCTCTGGCACTTCAGCGTCAAATCGAATGGACATCATTCGGGACCACCTTTAACCCATTTAAACGCCACCTCACCATCCGCCCCTTGGTGTTGTGGTACAACAACCGCATCATGGATCGGCTCATTGGCCAGGAAATTGACAAGAGATACACTGAGCATCTGCAGGATCAAGGCTCAGGTGAAAGGCGCTCCAAATCCGTCATGTCGCTCGTGCTGGCTCAGTTCCTagaagaagcccaagccaaAGGCGCCCCGCCCCCTCTATCCGAGTTCAAGAAACTAGTTGCGCCCCAACTGCGCGGATTCCTGTTTGCTGGCCGAGACACGACGAGTAGCACCCTTCTTTATTGTTTTCACCTCTTGGCTACGCATCCCGAAGCGCTCAAAAGACTCCGCAGCGAGCACGGTGAAGTCTTTGGCGACAGGCTGAACGCGTCAAAAGCCCATCAGGCCATTGCAAAGGAACCTCAACGGCTCAACCAACTGCCGTACACGACAGCGGTGATCAAGGAAGCGCTTCGGCTGTTTCCTCCCTCTGCGTCTTTACGCGAAGGCCGCGCTGGAGTCGATCTTGTGGATGAGAAAGGAAGGCGGTATCCTACTGAGGGATGCAATGTGTGGACGCTGACAGTGGCGCTGCATCACAATGCCGTTTATTGGAAGCAGGCCGAGTCGTTTGTGCCAGAGCGGTGGTTGGTAGGACCCGAGGATCCCATGTACCCCGTCAAGGGGGCGTGGAGGGCGTTTGAGCTTGGTTCTAGGGCTTGCATTGGGCAGACGTTGGCGCTGATGGAACTTCGAGTTGCGCTGGTGATGACACTGTCCGAGTTTGATATCACTCCGGCGTACGAGGATTGGGATAGGATGCATCCGAGGCCGGGTGTCAAGGTGGTAAATGGAAATAGGGCTTATCAggcagagaagggtggtggtggtgcgcaTCCTGCTGATGGATTTCCTTGTCGGGTTACGCTTCGCGACATAGATGGTAGAGGGTGA
- a CDS encoding uncharacterized protein (CAZy:AA3; COG:E; EggNog:ENOG503NXH9) — translation MRSLPLYLVALLRTISVGIATATQQPLYLSAFNAIPRVSSLFTTTKNHDEARMDGRIQAKDLLSSHFGPYGWPGQSFDYVIVGGGTAGLAMAKRLSEDNANSVAVIEAGGFYEIEGGNMTEVPMYLFNYFFDNGHVKNPLFDWYQYTVPQPGLAKRAMFYMQGKTLGGSTARGAMLYHRGSKGAYKKWAEQVGDDAYTWDNWLPYFQKSVKFSGPNTNPRPANATAVNNLSALSESGGPVHVAYPYWTNAISSWVDKALAKLGFPEVQGFSDGNLLGRSYITHTINPYTRRRETASTSYLHDALLESNNLNFYTRTLVKKILFDDKKKATGVKVSTDGFEWTIGAKKEVILSAGVMRSPQLLMVSGIGPRDTLEKLDIPVLSDRPGVGKNMQDTIILGPTSPVKVESHSQLMGSKETLPRSIYEYNNFRTGLLTNPGQDYFAFEKHQPGMLKDSTAADIEKEFPEDWPTFSYIALDDTFVPQYDGKNYFSMSAALMATFSRGSVTINSTDTAQNPIVDPRWLDDPRDKEMAVAAFRRCRDIVASETMQEVIDGPEILPGERYQTDEEIYNYIAETSDAYYAGVGTCAMGKRDDPNAVVDSNARVLGVDGIRVVDASAFPFAIDGQPMGTVYALAEKIAADILAGK, via the exons ATGAGATCCCTACCGCTCTACCTCGTCGCCCTGTTGCGGACAATCAGCGTTGGCATTGCCACTGCAACACAGCAGCCGCTGTATCTCTCTGCCTTCAATGCTATTCCTCGAGTCTCGTCCCTGTTCACCACGACAAAAAACCATGATGAAGCTCGCATGGATGGTCGTATTCAGGCAAAAGACTTGCTTAGCTCGCACTTCGGGCCCTACGGTTGGCCAGGGCAATCATTCGACTACGTGAttgttggcggcggcacTGCTGGCTTAGCGATGGCCAAGCGACTTTCAGAAGACAACGCCAACTCGGTGGCTGTGATCGAAGCAGGCGGTTTCTACGAGATTGAGGGGGGAAATATGACCGAGGTGCCCATGTATCTATTCAACTACTTCTTCGATAATGGCCACGTGAAGAACCCCTTGTTTGACTGGTATCAGTACACTGTGCCACAGCCA GGTCTCGCCAAACGAGCCATGTTTTACATGCAGGGAAAGACACTAGGTGGCAGCACAGCCCGCGGCGCGATGCTCTATCACCGCGGCTCGAAAGGGGCCTACAAGAAATGGGCTGAGCAGGTCGGTGACGATGCATACACCTGGGACAACTGGCTGCCGTACTTCCAGAAAAGCGTAAAGTTTTCCGGCCCCAACACAAACCCAAGACCTGCCAATGCCACTGCCGTCAACAACCTTTCTGCATTGTCCGAGTCCGGCGGGCCAGTCCACGTCGCCTACCCCTACTGGACTAACGCCATCTCGTCCTGGGTGGACAAGGCACTCGCCAAACTGGGCTTTCCCGAAGTGCAAGGCTTCTCCGACGGCAACCTGCTCGGCCGGTCCTACATCACgcacaccatcaacccttACACCCGGCGCCGCGAGACAGCATCCACCTCCTACCTCCACGACGCCCTCCTCGAgagcaacaacctcaactttTACACTCGCACCCTCGTCAAGAAGATCTTATTCGAcgacaagaaaaaggcaaCCGGCGTCAAGGTGAGCACCGACGGCTTCGAGTGGACCATTGGCGCCAAAAAAGAAgtcatcctctccgccggcGTGATGCGCTCCCCCCAGCTCCTGATGGTCTCGGGCATCGGACCTCGGGAcaccctcgagaagctcgacatccccgtcctctccgaCCGCCCCGGCGTCGGCAAGAACATGCaagacaccatcatcctcggcccGACCAGCCCGGTAAAAGTAGAAAGCCACAGCCAGCTGATGGGCAGCAAGGAGACCCTCCCCCGGTCCATCTACGAGTACAACAACTTCCGCACCGGGCTTCTGACCAACCCCGGGCAGGACTACTTTGCCTTTGAGAAGCACCAGCCCGGCATGCTCAAGGACTCGACGGCGGCAGATATCGAAAAAGAATTCCCTGAGGACTGGCCGACTTTTTCCTACATTGCCCTGGACGACACGTTTGTCCCGCAGTATGATGGGAAGAATTACTTCAGCATGTCGGCGGCGCTGATGGCGACGTTCAGTCGGGGGTCGGTGACGATTAATAGTACTGATACGGCGCAGAATCCGATTGTTGATCCCCGTTGGTTGGACGATCCGAGGGATAAGGAgatggctgttgctgcgtTTCGCCGGTGCAGGGATATTGTGGCGTCGGAGACGATGCAAGAGGTGATTGATGGGCCGGAGATTCTGCCTGGGGAGAGGTATCAGACTGATGAGGAGATTTACAATTATATTGCTGAGACGTCGGATGCGTATTACGCTGGTGTGGGGACTTGCGctatggggaagagggatgaTCCGAATGCGGTGGTGGACTCGAACGcgagggttttgggggtggatggTATTCGGGTGGTGGATGCGTCGGCGTTCCCGTTTGCGATTGATGGGCAGCCTATGGGGACGGTGTACGCATTGGCGGAGAAGATTGCTGCTGATATTTTGGCTGGAAAGTGA
- a CDS encoding uncharacterized protein (COG:S; EggNog:ENOG503P9EU), with protein sequence MAGIGVEAIAVVTGCFLSGAIMSVFLITIPVLIATTKEPAKLVNQWRRVYLSGHVKGPAIATTTGLVYVYAAWNKYAAGEPWRVFALAGATTVSIVPYTLTFMQGINNALFRADALTGKGVEPSWADAETLVLRWGRLNAIRALIPLAGGIIGLLGTCQVLSF encoded by the exons ATGGCCGGTATTGGAGTCGAGGCAATCGCGGTCGTGACAGGATGCTTCCTCTCGG GAGCCATCATGAGTGTCTTCCTGATCACGATTCCGGTGCTCATCGCAACGACAAAGGAGCCGGCAAAGTTGGTCAACCAATGGAGACGTGTGTATCTCAGCGGTCACGTCAAAGGACCGGCCATAGCAACCACCACGGGTCTCGTCTACGTCTATGCAGCCTGGAACAAATACGCGGCCGGCGAGCCGTGGCGTGTTTTTGCCCTCGCCGGAGCGACGACGGTTTCCATCGTGCCTTACACCTTGACTTTTATGCAAGGGATCAACAATGCGCTTTTCCGTGCCGATGCTCTGACTGGCAAGGGAGTTGAGCCCTCGTGGGCCGATGCTGAGACCTTGGTGCTTCGATGGGGCCGGCTTAATGCTATTCGGGCGTTGATTCCTCTCGCCGGGGGGATCATTGGACTTTTGGGCACTTGCCAGGTGTTGTCATTTTAG
- a CDS encoding uncharacterized protein (EggNog:ENOG503NXRB; COG:Q), translating into MGPLLLLVGLVFLYPLYHVIYNLFFHPLASYPGPLLWRASSFPWKLTLLRGTMHHDLMRFHQKYGDTVRLKPDEISYANAQAWKDIHAHVPGRPEFLKDPVRLPLAPNGIMSILVSDTRNHARFRSLFGHAFSDKGLRVQEANIIRYADLLVDVLREVADTDSAIEMVRYYNMGIFDSIGALSFGESFNSLADRTLHPWVDAIHKNLKSVAISHVLRSMGVEFLTPYVLPEELRGKRAENYKYAIEKVNRRLQKTGDQGDFWDRVIVKSGDGNESGQGMSQGEMLNNAAVMVVAGSETTSSVLCGATFLMCKYVKFDKAAHEVRSAFKRSEDITLLTVSPLPYLTAVIDETLRMYPAVPGQPPRVVPAGGAMVCGKFIPEGMRVGISHIGTYYADYNFTKPHEFIPERFINKDDPMFANDNYAAYQPWSVGVRNCIGRNLAYAELRLTLAKLLWHFDLVLDEAKTGDFLDQKIWSIWAKRELYVKLYSRKD; encoded by the exons ATGGGTCCACTGCTGCTCTTGGTTGGACTGGTGTTCCTTTACCCCCTTTACCATGTCATCTACAATCTTTTCTTCCACCCCTTGGCCTCCTACCCCGGCCCCCTTCTCTGGCGGGCAAGCTCCTTCCCATGGAAGCTCACACTCCTCCGCGGGACCATGCATCACGATCTGATGCGATTCCATCAAAAGTACGGCGACACCGTCCGCCTCAAGCCCGATGAAATCAGCTACGCCAACGCCCAAGCCTGGAAAGACATTCACGCACACGTCCCAGGCCGTCCGGAATTCCTCAAAGACCCCGTTCGCCTCCCCCTGGCACCCAACGGCATCATGAGCATCCTCGTCTCCGACACCAGAAACCACGCCCGCTTCCGCAGCTTGTTCGGCCACGCTTTCAGCGACAAAGGCCTGCGCGTCCAAGAGGCAAACATCATCCGCTATGCCGACCTCCTGGTCGATGTCCTCCGGGAAGTCGCCGACACGGACTCAGCCATCGAAATGGTGCGGTACTACAACATGGGCATCTTCGACTCGATCGGCGCCCTCTCCTTTGGCGAGTCTTTCAACAGCCTGGCCGACCGAACCCTCCACCCCTGGGTCGACGCCATCCACAAAAACCTCAAGAGCGTGGCCATCTCGCACGTCTTGCGGAGCATGGGAGTCGAGTTCCTCACCCCTTACGTCCTCCCCGAAGAATTGCGGGGGAAGCGCGCCGAGAATTACAAGTACGCCATCGAAAAGGTCAACCGCCGGCTGCAAAAGACGGGCGACCAGGGTGACTTTTGGGATCGCGTCATCGTCAAGAGCGGCGACGGGAACGAGTCCGGTCAGGGGATGAGCCAGGGAGAGATGCTCAACAATGCCGCCGTGATGGTCGTTGCCGGGTCAGAGACGACATCCTCTGTCCTCTGCGGCGCCACATTTCTCATGTGCAAATACGTCAAGTTCGACAAGGCAGCGCACGAGGTCCGCTCGGCGTTCAAGAGGTCGGAGGATATCACCCTGTTGACTGTCTCCCCTCTGCCTTACCTCACTGCTGTCATTGACGAGACCCTTCGCATGTACCCCGCCGTTCCGGGCCAACCACCGCGCGTCGTGCCCGCGGGAGGAGCCATGGTTTGTGGCAAATTCATCCCCGAGGGC ATGCGCGTCGGTATAAGCCACATCGGCACGTATTACGCCGACTACAACTTCACCAAACCTCACGAATTCATCCCCGAGCGCTTCATCAACAAGGATGATCCGATGTTTGCCAACGACAATTACGCCGCTTACCAGCCGTGGTCTGTCGGGGTGCGCAACTGCATCGGGCGCAACCTTGCCTACGCCGAGCTGCGCTTGACACTGGCCAAGTTGCTGTGGCATTTTGACCTTGTGCTGGACGAGGCCAAGACGGGAGACTTTCTGGACCAGAAGATCTGGTCCATctgggcgaagagggagcTGTATGTCAAGCTGTACTCTCGCAAAGACTGA